One Cydia pomonella isolate Wapato2018A chromosome 15, ilCydPomo1, whole genome shotgun sequence DNA window includes the following coding sequences:
- the LOC133525508 gene encoding uncharacterized protein LOC133525508, producing the protein MTSDRSKNDVKTLFLISNSVVFAFGWSVFASGVGSIVIMGVSLANVVEAVIGIFIVLVAMGGYGGACGEHRKSLENYSGMMGALAVYGIVQLVRNKPAARAAEHYNDDLSDAEAGFIGLIFAVIMALVCAFVGCALSEFFPKEVKEANIPQKDEPTEV; encoded by the exons ATGACTTCGGACAGAAGTAAAAATGATGTTAAaacattatttcttatttcaaaCTCTGTTGTG TTTGCATTTGGTTGGTCGGTTTTTGCTTCTGGAGTGGGATCTATAGTAATTATGGGAGTTAGTTTAGCTAACGTTGTGGAAGCAGTTATAGGAATTTTCATCGTACTGGTGGCCATGGGTGGATATGGTGGGGCTTGTGGGGAGCACAGGAAATCACTTGAAAAC TACTCCGGGATGATGGGAGCGCTTGCAGTGTATGGGATTGTACAGTTAGTGAGGAACAAACCGGCGGCGCGTGCGGCAGAGCACTACAACGACGACTTGTCAGATGCTGAGGCAGGATTTATTGGGCTTATTTTCGCCGTTATCATGGCG CTGGTGTGCGCGTTTGTGGGATGCGCGCTGTCGGAGTTTTTCCCCAAGGAGGTGAAGGAAGCTAACA
- the LOC133525582 gene encoding uncharacterized protein LOC133525582 — MGVVAYKNEIKNLFLIINAYLALSIGLFPVSLGLAMVVTNEREPEIILEFIVVGTFTLGVTALGHFGAILDKHTSLKIYAAAVGLASFIELVVMVKLLPRTLEVLVFGMFHAILTLSALLLAMALRRAHKQLYPRIPMNVVAAPSAPTLSMLPTLPTLPTIV; from the exons ATGGGAGTGGTCgcttataaaaatgaaataaaaaacctaTTCCTCATTATAAACGCATATCTTGCG TTGAGTATCGGGTTGTTCCCGGTGTCCCTCGGCTTGGCGATGGTGGTCACCAACGAACGGGAGCCAGAGATAATCCTCGAGTTCATCGTTGTGGGCACCTTTACACTCGGGGTCACCGCGCTCGGCCACTTCGGGGCTATTCTGGATAAACACACTTCGCTCAAGATC TATGCAGCGGCGGTGGGATTGGCATCATTCATAGAACTCGTGGTGATGGTAAAACTGCTGCCCAGAACTCTGGAGGTCCTGGTCTTTGGCATGTTCCACGCCATCTTAACG TTGTCAGCATTGCTACTCGCGATGGCCCTGAGGCGAGCCCACAAACAACTCTACCCTCGTATACCAATGAACGTGGTCGCAGCGCCCAGTGCACCTACACTATCTATGCTACCTACACTACCTACGCTACCTACAATTGTGTAG